A genome region from Glutamicibacter arilaitensis Re117 includes the following:
- a CDS encoding GTP pyrophosphokinase — MAQAFHHDFQRFMMEYQFAVDEMLTKVSILREEFLYLHKYNPIEHVSSRVKTPESIMRKVSKRNIAPSLPIIRENISDIAGVRITCSFVKDIYKVLNTLTSQSDLKVIQIKDYIKNPKSNGYKSVHAIIEIPVFLSDGPVNVVVEVQIRTIAQDFWASLEHKIFYRYEGDVPAHLADELAEAAAIATTLDMRMQRLHTEVHGHDADHDGASHTDFDNTAIDNLLSLARESSAEKRKSTGSES, encoded by the coding sequence ATGGCACAAGCGTTCCATCACGATTTCCAGCGTTTCATGATGGAGTACCAATTCGCCGTCGATGAAATGCTGACTAAAGTTTCAATTCTGCGTGAAGAGTTCTTGTATCTGCATAAATACAACCCGATCGAGCATGTTTCTTCACGGGTGAAAACTCCTGAAAGCATCATGCGCAAGGTGAGCAAGCGGAATATCGCTCCGTCCTTGCCGATCATTCGGGAAAATATTAGTGATATTGCTGGAGTGCGCATCACCTGCAGTTTCGTGAAAGACATCTACAAGGTCTTGAACACGCTAACTTCTCAAAGTGATCTGAAGGTCATCCAGATCAAGGATTACATCAAGAATCCAAAATCCAACGGTTACAAGAGCGTGCACGCGATCATCGAGATTCCGGTGTTCTTGTCCGACGGGCCGGTCAATGTTGTCGTTGAAGTGCAGATCCGCACAATTGCCCAAGATTTCTGGGCCAGCTTGGAACATAAGATTTTCTATAGGTATGAAGGGGACGTTCCAGCCCATCTTGCGGACGAGCTTGCTGAAGCGGCCGCAATCGCCACGACCTTGGACATGCGAATGCAACGGCTGCATACCGAAGTCCATGGCCACGATGCCGACCACGACGGTGCCAGCCACACTGATTTCGACAACACGGCAATCGACAATCTCTTGTCGTTGGCCAGGGAATCAAGCGCGGAGAAGCGCAAGTCCACCGGGTCAGAAAGCTAG
- a CDS encoding MaoC family dehydratase N-terminal domain-containing protein, protein MGINPDLVGRIYPAGQSYQVGREKIREFATAVKATSPAHFDVEAARKLGFNDVVAPPTFAIIIAQRADAQLIADPASGIDFSRVVHADQRFTHHRPIVAGDELLAELYVDQVREMGAGAMITTRAEITTVSGDKIATTTSSLLVRAED, encoded by the coding sequence ATGGGCATCAACCCTGACCTGGTAGGACGCATTTACCCTGCCGGCCAGTCCTACCAAGTAGGACGCGAAAAAATCCGCGAATTCGCCACCGCGGTGAAAGCCACTAGTCCGGCGCACTTCGATGTAGAAGCCGCCCGCAAGCTGGGCTTCAATGACGTCGTTGCCCCGCCAACTTTTGCGATCATCATCGCCCAGCGTGCCGACGCTCAGCTGATCGCCGACCCCGCCAGCGGCATTGACTTCTCCCGCGTGGTGCATGCTGACCAGCGCTTCACCCACCACCGCCCTATCGTTGCCGGTGATGAACTGCTCGCCGAGCTGTACGTGGACCAAGTCCGCGAAATGGGTGCCGGTGCCATGATTACCACTCGTGCAGAAATCACCACCGTGTCTGGCGATAAGATCGCCACCACCACTTCATCGCTACTGGTACGAGCAGAGGACTGA
- a CDS encoding cystathionine gamma-synthase, whose translation MTENHQGANTRFVHAGQEFEPVTGAVVPPLHFSSTYAQDGIGGLRNGYEYGRGTNPTRDALQAQLAGAEFGNHAFSFSSGLAAEDSLIRAILRPGDHIVLGNDAYGGTFRLIDRVLGDWGIGNTPVNMADEAALAAAIEKNKAKLVWVETPSNPMMTITDIAKVAEIAHAGGALLVVDNTFASPFLQQPLTLGADIVVHSTTKYIGGHSDVVGGAVIVKDAALAEKIGFIQFAVGAVSGPMDAFLTTRGLKTLGVRMRAHSENAAQVAGWLRERSEVERVLYPGFEDHPGHEIAKKQMSGFGGMVSVQFNGGEAAARKIAESTKLFTLAESLGGIESLMNYPSEMTHASVKGTELAVPVNLLRLSVGIEDPADLIEDLEKAFTNL comes from the coding sequence ATGACTGAAAACCATCAGGGAGCAAACACCCGCTTTGTCCATGCGGGCCAGGAATTCGAGCCGGTCACCGGTGCTGTAGTTCCACCGCTGCACTTCTCCTCGACCTACGCCCAGGACGGCATCGGCGGCCTGCGCAACGGCTACGAGTACGGCCGCGGCACCAACCCGACCCGCGACGCGTTGCAGGCACAGCTTGCTGGCGCCGAGTTCGGCAACCACGCTTTCTCCTTCAGCTCCGGCCTGGCCGCCGAGGACTCGCTGATCCGTGCGATTCTGCGTCCCGGTGACCACATCGTGCTGGGCAACGACGCCTACGGCGGAACCTTCCGCCTGATCGACCGCGTGCTGGGCGACTGGGGCATCGGCAACACCCCGGTGAACATGGCTGATGAAGCAGCGCTGGCTGCCGCCATCGAAAAGAACAAGGCCAAGCTGGTCTGGGTTGAAACCCCATCGAACCCGATGATGACCATCACCGACATCGCCAAGGTCGCTGAAATCGCCCACGCCGGCGGCGCGCTGCTGGTCGTGGACAACACCTTCGCCAGCCCATTCCTGCAGCAGCCGCTGACCTTGGGCGCTGACATCGTGGTCCACTCGACCACCAAGTACATTGGCGGCCACTCCGATGTGGTCGGCGGTGCAGTGATCGTCAAGGATGCGGCGCTGGCAGAAAAGATCGGCTTCATCCAGTTCGCCGTCGGTGCGGTCTCGGGCCCAATGGACGCCTTCTTGACCACCCGCGGGCTGAAGACCCTGGGCGTGCGCATGCGTGCCCACTCGGAGAACGCCGCACAGGTTGCCGGGTGGTTGCGCGAACGCAGCGAAGTGGAGCGCGTGCTCTACCCGGGCTTCGAAGACCACCCCGGCCACGAGATCGCCAAGAAGCAGATGTCCGGCTTCGGCGGCATGGTCTCGGTGCAGTTCAACGGCGGCGAAGCAGCAGCTCGCAAGATTGCCGAGAGCACCAAGCTGTTCACCCTGGCTGAATCCCTAGGTGGCATCGAATCGCTGATGAACTACCCATCGGAGATGACCCACGCTTCGGTGAAGGGCACCGAGCTGGCAGTTCCAGTGAACCTGCTGCGCCTCTCGGTTGGCATTGAAGATCCGGCCGATCTGATTGAGGATCTGGAAAAGGCCTTCACCAACCTCTAA
- a CDS encoding UDP-N-acetylmuramate dehydrogenase: MLKNLTTTRVGGPAQQLVTATSEAELAHAVGAADDAGNDVLLIGGGSNLVICDEGYPGVGVQIATRGLHLDEQPNGKVLLRAAAGENWDVTVEYSLTEGLSGLEALSGIPGCTGATPVQNVGAYGADVSQTLAWIRAYDRHNGQVIKLQNADLEFAYRDSLIKRTSTNGSPRYVVLEVAFLLERSKDSAPIRYAELARRLGVEAGERADAHQVRQTVLELRRSKGMVYDRQDADSHSTGSFFTNPIVPREILENLPDNAPNYPVAQEGFVKLSAAWLIDQAGFSKGYGLEGTEGFALAQGRASLSTKHTLAITNRGEATAQDILAIARAVRAGVAERFGIELVNEPLLIGLSL; this comes from the coding sequence ATGCTGAAGAATCTGACCACGACCCGCGTTGGCGGGCCAGCCCAGCAATTGGTGACCGCAACCAGCGAAGCTGAATTGGCGCACGCCGTGGGGGCAGCAGATGACGCAGGAAATGATGTCCTGCTCATAGGCGGTGGCTCTAACCTGGTGATCTGCGATGAAGGATACCCAGGTGTGGGGGTGCAGATTGCCACCCGCGGACTGCACCTGGACGAACAGCCCAACGGCAAAGTCCTGCTGCGTGCGGCAGCCGGCGAGAACTGGGACGTCACCGTTGAATACAGCCTCACCGAAGGCCTGAGCGGCTTGGAAGCACTCTCGGGCATCCCGGGGTGCACCGGTGCCACCCCGGTCCAGAACGTCGGAGCCTATGGTGCTGACGTCTCGCAGACCTTGGCTTGGATCCGCGCCTACGACCGGCACAATGGGCAGGTCATCAAGCTTCAAAATGCTGATCTGGAATTTGCCTACCGCGATTCACTGATCAAGCGCACCAGCACCAACGGCTCCCCACGCTACGTCGTGCTGGAAGTGGCCTTCTTACTGGAACGCTCCAAAGACTCAGCACCAATCCGCTACGCCGAACTCGCCCGCCGCCTGGGCGTGGAAGCCGGCGAACGCGCCGACGCGCACCAAGTGCGCCAGACAGTTCTGGAACTGCGCCGTTCCAAGGGCATGGTCTATGACCGGCAGGATGCTGATTCGCACTCCACCGGCTCCTTTTTCACCAACCCGATTGTGCCCAGAGAAATACTGGAGAACTTGCCGGACAACGCACCGAACTACCCGGTGGCGCAAGAAGGCTTCGTCAAGCTCTCGGCAGCCTGGTTGATCGACCAGGCGGGGTTCTCCAAGGGCTACGGGCTGGAAGGCACCGAGGGCTTCGCCCTGGCCCAGGGCCGTGCCTCGCTGTCCACCAAGCACACCTTGGCGATCACCAACCGCGGCGAAGCAACCGCACAGGACATTCTGGCTATTGCGCGAGCCGTCCGTGCAGGCGTGGCTGAGCGTTTCGGCATTGAACTGGTCAATGAGCCATTACTGATTGGCCTGTCCCTCTAA
- a CDS encoding MaoC family dehydratase — protein MIEFESLEKGQVIGSHTVQVNRADLVRYAGASGDFNPIHWNERFAKEVELPSVIAHGMFTMGSVIELVSTWVGDPAAVIDYQTRFTKPVVVEDPEGSNPTDHEGTTISVEGKVGALDAEARTARIDLAVSANDSKVLLKCQAVVQL, from the coding sequence ATGATTGAATTCGAAAGCCTCGAAAAGGGCCAGGTCATTGGTTCGCACACCGTGCAGGTCAACCGCGCCGACCTCGTGCGCTACGCAGGTGCCTCGGGGGACTTCAACCCGATTCACTGGAATGAGCGCTTCGCCAAGGAAGTTGAACTGCCCTCGGTCATTGCCCACGGCATGTTCACCATGGGCTCGGTCATCGAACTGGTCTCCACTTGGGTAGGCGACCCTGCAGCTGTCATCGACTACCAGACCCGCTTCACCAAGCCAGTGGTCGTCGAAGATCCTGAAGGCTCGAACCCAACGGATCACGAAGGCACCACCATCTCGGTAGAAGGCAAGGTCGGAGCACTGGATGCCGAAGCCCGTACCGCCCGCATCGACTTGGCCGTCTCGGCCAACGACAGCAAGGTACTGCTCAAGTGCCAGGCCGTGGTACAGCTCTAA
- the thiC gene encoding phosphomethylpyrimidine synthase ThiC, translated as MEQFEQHPAHTLAYRVSEGISVPVTQIQLADSPNGELNEPLQVYRTSGPGSEPTQGLQPFREPWILERGDVETYEGRERNLHDDGRSAVRRGTASAEWAGRSAPPRRAVSAARVTQMHYARAGIITPEMRYVAIREECDVELVRSELAAGRAIIPANINHPESEPMIIGKAFLVKINANIGNSAVTSSIAEEVSKLQWAAKWGADTVMDLSTGDDIHTTREWIIRNSPVPIGTVPIYQALEKVNGEANELTWEIFRDTVIEQCEQGVDYMTIHAGVLLRYIPLTANRVTGMVSRGGSIMAGWCLAHHQENFLYTHFDELCEIFAQYDVAFSLGDGLRPGSIADANDAAQFAELDTLAELTKRAWKYDVQVMVEGPGHIPFHLVRENVERQQELCDGAPFYTLGPLVTDIAPGYDHITSAIGATEIARYGTAMLCYVTPKEHLGLPNRDDVKTGVITYKIAAHAADLAKGHPGATARDDALSKARFEFRWHDQFALSLDPVTAQEFHDETLPAEPAKTAHFCSMCGPKFCSMRISQDIRDEYGSAEAQAALAGMAQKSRQFLESGGTVYLGDQIPLGSPAP; from the coding sequence GTGGAACAATTTGAACAGCACCCTGCCCACACCCTTGCCTACCGCGTGTCTGAGGGAATTTCCGTTCCCGTCACCCAGATCCAATTGGCTGACTCCCCCAATGGCGAGCTAAATGAACCGTTGCAGGTGTATCGCACCAGCGGACCGGGAAGCGAACCCACCCAAGGATTGCAGCCTTTCCGCGAACCGTGGATCCTGGAACGCGGGGATGTGGAAACCTATGAGGGTCGAGAACGCAATCTGCACGATGACGGACGCTCTGCGGTTCGCAGAGGCACCGCCAGCGCAGAGTGGGCCGGACGCTCGGCGCCTCCGCGAAGGGCCGTCAGCGCAGCCCGTGTGACCCAGATGCACTATGCCCGGGCCGGGATCATCACCCCGGAAATGCGCTATGTTGCCATACGCGAAGAATGCGATGTCGAACTGGTGCGCAGCGAGCTTGCGGCCGGCCGGGCCATCATCCCGGCGAACATAAACCACCCGGAATCCGAGCCGATGATCATCGGCAAGGCCTTCTTGGTGAAGATCAATGCGAATATCGGCAATTCGGCGGTGACCAGCTCCATCGCCGAGGAAGTCTCCAAGCTGCAGTGGGCCGCCAAGTGGGGTGCGGACACGGTCATGGACCTGTCCACCGGAGATGACATCCACACCACCCGCGAGTGGATCATCCGCAATTCGCCGGTGCCCATCGGCACCGTGCCGATCTACCAGGCTCTGGAGAAGGTCAATGGCGAAGCTAATGAACTGACGTGGGAGATCTTCCGGGACACCGTCATTGAGCAGTGCGAGCAGGGCGTGGACTACATGACCATCCACGCCGGAGTGCTGCTGCGCTACATCCCGCTGACCGCCAACCGCGTCACCGGCATGGTCTCGCGCGGCGGGTCCATCATGGCAGGCTGGTGCTTGGCGCACCATCAGGAGAATTTCCTCTACACCCACTTCGATGAGCTGTGCGAGATCTTCGCGCAGTACGATGTGGCGTTCTCGCTGGGCGACGGGCTGCGCCCTGGTTCCATTGCGGATGCCAATGACGCCGCCCAGTTCGCCGAGCTGGACACCTTGGCAGAGCTGACCAAGCGCGCCTGGAAGTACGACGTTCAGGTGATGGTGGAAGGACCGGGGCATATCCCGTTCCACCTGGTGCGCGAGAATGTGGAGCGCCAGCAGGAACTGTGCGATGGGGCTCCGTTCTACACGCTGGGCCCGCTGGTCACCGATATCGCTCCGGGCTACGATCACATCACCAGCGCCATCGGCGCCACCGAGATCGCCCGCTACGGCACCGCGATGCTCTGCTACGTCACTCCCAAGGAGCATCTGGGACTGCCTAACCGGGATGATGTGAAAACCGGCGTCATCACCTACAAGATCGCCGCGCACGCCGCAGATCTGGCCAAGGGCCACCCTGGGGCCACGGCTCGCGATGATGCGTTGAGCAAGGCGCGCTTCGAGTTCCGCTGGCATGACCAGTTCGCGCTGTCCCTGGACCCGGTCACAGCCCAGGAATTCCATGACGAGACGCTGCCGGCCGAACCAGCCAAGACCGCGCATTTCTGCTCCATGTGCGGGCCGAAGTTCTGTTCCATGCGCATTTCCCAGGATATCCGTGACGAGTACGGATCCGCCGAGGCCCAAGCCGCGCTGGCCGGGATGGCGCAGAAGAGCAGGCAGTTCTTGGAAAGCGGCGGCACGGTCTACCTCGGGGACCAGATCCCGTTGGGAAGCCCGGCCCCGTAA
- a CDS encoding DUF2797 domain-containing protein encodes MELASDFRQLCHGISFSEHEPAPMLRLRQAANWRTEYLEPNRVLSLEIGDLKFCLGYVTMNKDGSRNTLPCPKTKALRTGTQCDRCRRMDQTKFMHHFHKTGEAPEGLRKYLEQPHFLYIASFAHGVTKVGTTSTQSKWSRLAQQGAVIARYVARASDGAAIRILEDLVTEHVGLSQQVRQKSKIKGLSSWELDYAQLDAINSEAAERSREFLGSQRGLDTYGVELRDELWQQPSFAKPVIEAWDSRSLHAWSSALPGSTVNLRIRGVLGQSILADSGENTTLRLLDAAELKTRSVAVIEQHGDFKEEQSALF; translated from the coding sequence ATGGAACTCGCTAGCGACTTTCGGCAGCTTTGCCACGGAATCAGCTTTTCCGAGCATGAGCCAGCGCCGATGCTTCGACTGCGGCAAGCAGCAAACTGGCGCACCGAGTATCTGGAACCCAATCGTGTGCTGAGCCTGGAAATTGGCGACCTCAAATTCTGCCTGGGCTACGTCACGATGAACAAGGACGGTTCACGCAACACCTTGCCGTGCCCTAAGACCAAGGCCTTGCGCACCGGTACCCAATGCGATCGCTGCCGCCGGATGGACCAGACGAAGTTCATGCACCATTTCCACAAGACCGGTGAAGCTCCCGAAGGACTGCGCAAATATCTGGAGCAGCCGCATTTCTTGTATATCGCCAGCTTCGCCCATGGCGTGACCAAGGTCGGAACGACCTCTACGCAGAGCAAATGGAGCCGACTGGCCCAGCAGGGTGCGGTCATTGCCCGCTATGTTGCCCGTGCCTCTGATGGTGCGGCAATTCGAATTCTTGAAGATTTGGTGACTGAGCATGTGGGTCTGAGCCAGCAGGTTCGGCAGAAATCAAAGATCAAGGGGTTGAGCAGCTGGGAGCTGGACTACGCGCAGCTTGACGCCATCAATTCTGAAGCTGCCGAACGTTCACGGGAGTTCCTCGGATCCCAGCGCGGACTGGACACCTATGGCGTTGAATTACGCGACGAACTTTGGCAGCAGCCCTCCTTCGCCAAGCCGGTCATTGAAGCCTGGGATTCCCGTTCGTTGCATGCGTGGAGCAGCGCGCTGCCGGGCAGCACGGTGAATCTGCGTATCCGCGGGGTGCTGGGGCAAAGCATCCTTGCCGACAGCGGCGAGAACACCACGCTGCGCTTGCTTGATGCCGCAGAGCTGAAAACCCGCTCCGTGGCAGTCATAGAACAGCATGGTGACTTCAAAGAAGAGCAATCCGCATTGTTCTAA
- a CDS encoding DEAD/DEAH box helicase, translating to MPVNTDDNQTPEEPTVLFSELGLDARVLASLADLGYEKPSPIQAATIPLLLEGRDVVGLAQTGTGKTAAFALPALSRMAELADTNGPAKTPQILVLAPTRELALQVAEAFTSYAKYLPNFTVLPVYGGSPYGPQLNGLRRGAQVVVGTPGRVIDHINKGSLDLSNLQYVVLDEADEMLRMGFAEEVDKILEATPEDKQVALFSATMPRTIRRIASEYLRNPQEVAVKSKQSTGTNITQRYLQVMGAHKLDAMTRILESETFEGVIAFVRTKMATEDLADKLKARGFTAAAINGDIPQQQRERTIENLRSGKIDILVATDVAARGLDVERISHVVNFDIPHDTESYVHRIGRTGRAGRKGDAILFMTPREKYLLRAIEKATRQPVTQMQLPSLDSVNDRRIQKFTDRIDKTISGQDLTTFREIVEKFASEHEDLDQLEIAAALALMAQGGRPLLMTEPVMSPSKKARMDRPERGGERGERGDRGPRARKTAAEGNAMYRLAVGRRNRVQPGSIVGALANEGGFNSSEIGGIEIRSDHTLVELPAELTKDQWRALSKTRIGGEAIELELDNGRSPRREDDGDRGGFRGGRGGGFGGGRSGGGRGGFGGGRGGGRGGFGGGGRGGKDRYSDSGRSGGRRDY from the coding sequence ATGCCCGTAAACACCGACGACAACCAGACCCCAGAAGAGCCAACTGTGCTCTTCTCCGAACTTGGTCTGGATGCCCGCGTGCTTGCATCGCTTGCCGACCTTGGCTACGAAAAGCCATCGCCAATCCAGGCAGCAACCATCCCACTGCTTCTCGAAGGCCGCGACGTTGTCGGTCTGGCTCAGACCGGTACCGGTAAGACCGCTGCTTTCGCACTTCCTGCCCTGTCCCGCATGGCAGAACTGGCTGACACCAATGGTCCAGCCAAGACCCCTCAGATCCTGGTTCTGGCTCCAACCCGCGAGTTGGCCCTCCAGGTAGCCGAGGCTTTCACTTCCTACGCCAAGTACCTGCCGAACTTCACCGTTCTGCCAGTGTACGGTGGCTCGCCATACGGCCCGCAGCTCAACGGCCTGCGCCGTGGCGCCCAGGTAGTCGTTGGTACCCCAGGTCGCGTAATCGACCACATCAACAAGGGTTCCTTGGACCTGTCCAACCTGCAGTACGTTGTCCTTGATGAGGCCGACGAAATGCTGCGCATGGGCTTCGCCGAAGAGGTCGACAAGATCTTGGAAGCCACCCCAGAGGACAAGCAGGTTGCCCTGTTCTCGGCCACCATGCCACGCACCATCCGCCGCATCGCTTCGGAATACCTGCGCAACCCGCAGGAAGTTGCAGTCAAGTCCAAGCAGTCCACCGGCACCAACATCACCCAGCGCTACCTGCAGGTGATGGGCGCCCACAAGCTTGACGCCATGACCCGCATCCTGGAATCCGAGACCTTCGAAGGCGTTATCGCCTTCGTACGTACCAAGATGGCTACCGAGGACCTGGCTGACAAGTTGAAGGCTCGTGGCTTCACCGCGGCCGCCATCAACGGCGACATCCCGCAGCAGCAGCGCGAGCGCACCATCGAGAACTTGCGCTCGGGCAAGATCGACATCCTGGTTGCAACCGACGTGGCCGCTCGCGGACTTGACGTCGAGCGCATTTCCCACGTCGTGAACTTCGACATCCCGCATGACACCGAGTCGTACGTGCACCGCATCGGCCGTACCGGCCGTGCCGGCCGCAAGGGCGACGCGATCTTGTTCATGACCCCACGCGAGAAGTACTTGCTGCGTGCCATCGAGAAGGCTACCCGCCAGCCGGTGACCCAGATGCAGCTGCCTTCGCTGGATTCGGTCAACGACCGCCGTATCCAGAAGTTCACCGATCGCATCGACAAGACCATCAGCGGCCAGGACCTGACTACCTTCCGCGAAATCGTGGAGAAGTTCGCTTCCGAGCACGAAGACCTGGATCAGCTGGAAATCGCAGCTGCGCTGGCTCTGATGGCTCAGGGCGGTCGCCCGCTGCTGATGACCGAACCAGTCATGTCGCCTTCGAAGAAGGCCCGCATGGATCGCCCAGAGCGCGGCGGCGAACGCGGTGAGCGTGGCGATCGTGGTCCACGTGCCCGCAAGACCGCTGCTGAAGGCAACGCCATGTACCGTCTGGCCGTTGGCCGCCGCAACCGCGTGCAGCCAGGCTCGATCGTTGGCGCACTGGCTAACGAAGGTGGCTTCAATTCTTCGGAAATCGGCGGCATCGAGATCCGTTCGGACCACACCCTGGTCGAGCTGCCAGCCGAGCTGACCAAGGACCAGTGGCGTGCACTGTCCAAGACCCGCATCGGCGGCGAAGCCATTGAGCTCGAGCTCGACAATGGCCGCAGCCCACGTCGTGAAGACGACGGCGACCGCGGTGGCTTCCGCGGCGGCCGTGGCGGCGGCTTCGGTGGCGGTCGCAGTGGCGGCGGACGTGGCGGCTTCGGCGGTGGCCGTGGTGGCGGACGTGGCGGCTTCGGCGGCGGCGGACGCGGCGGCAAGGATCGCTACAGCGATTCGGGCCGTAGCGGTGGACGTCGCGACTACTAA
- a CDS encoding MFS transporter, which produces MQLSGDAQKPVTLWRNALMAAYLASGLLISALVSRLPAVRDALQLDHASVGLLLLCMSAGSFLSVAVSGQLVLRLGATLVMRIAATLAGSSLILVGVGAGVFGSAIMCGIFLFTQGLGTASWNVASNVQGAAMERALGKSIMPALHGFFSIGTVIGAGAGALGARLQLPLQYHYGFMGLVIVFTVLYSTRFYGEDFGRVPRTSGGTSLKKAWTEPQTVLLGVLVLGMALAEGAAGDWVAMALVDGYGTKEGVGAIGYGVFVTAMTLTRLLSGDLILRLGRVVMIRASAISALVGVLLFAFGNSLPLAFVALGIWGMGVALTFPLAMSAASDDPIHAATRVSVVSTIGYGAFLGGPPLLGLLAELIGLLPALGSISILIVLAFCLSSNTAGYRTGDQDKA; this is translated from the coding sequence ATGCAGCTCTCCGGTGATGCGCAGAAGCCAGTAACGCTCTGGCGCAACGCGCTGATGGCAGCCTACCTGGCCAGCGGTCTGCTGATCTCGGCCCTGGTTTCGCGGCTGCCCGCGGTGCGTGACGCCCTGCAACTGGACCACGCCAGTGTTGGCTTGCTGCTTCTGTGCATGAGCGCCGGATCCTTCCTATCGGTCGCCGTCTCCGGACAGCTGGTTCTGCGTCTTGGCGCCACCCTCGTCATGCGCATCGCCGCGACCCTGGCCGGAAGCTCACTGATCCTTGTGGGCGTCGGCGCCGGAGTCTTTGGAAGCGCCATCATGTGCGGCATCTTCCTCTTTACCCAAGGGCTGGGAACCGCTTCATGGAATGTGGCTTCCAACGTCCAGGGAGCCGCGATGGAACGCGCGCTAGGCAAGAGCATCATGCCTGCCCTGCACGGATTCTTCTCCATCGGCACCGTGATTGGTGCTGGCGCCGGGGCCCTTGGAGCCCGCCTACAGTTGCCGCTGCAGTACCACTACGGCTTCATGGGCCTGGTCATTGTCTTCACTGTCCTCTACAGCACCCGGTTTTATGGCGAAGACTTCGGCCGGGTGCCGCGCACCAGTGGTGGTACGTCACTGAAAAAGGCGTGGACCGAACCACAAACGGTGCTGCTTGGCGTTCTGGTGTTGGGCATGGCCCTGGCCGAGGGTGCAGCCGGAGACTGGGTCGCCATGGCACTGGTAGATGGCTATGGGACCAAAGAAGGCGTGGGAGCTATTGGCTACGGCGTCTTCGTGACCGCCATGACCCTCACCCGGCTGCTCTCCGGGGACTTGATCCTGCGGCTGGGGCGGGTGGTGATGATCCGTGCCAGCGCCATCAGCGCACTGGTGGGCGTACTGCTCTTCGCCTTTGGCAATAGCCTGCCGCTGGCCTTCGTCGCCTTGGGGATCTGGGGCATGGGCGTGGCCCTGACTTTCCCGCTGGCCATGAGCGCGGCGTCGGATGATCCAATCCATGCCGCAACACGCGTATCGGTAGTCTCCACCATCGGCTACGGCGCCTTCCTGGGCGGTCCACCGCTCTTGGGCTTGCTTGCCGAACTGATCGGCTTGCTGCCGGCCCTGGGCTCCATTTCGATCTTGATAGTCCTGGCTTTCTGCCTGTCTTCAAATACCGCCGGATACCGCACCGGCGATCAAGACAAGGCATGA